CTTGGCGGGTCTGTCCTTCTGTGGGATACCAGTAACCCCCGGTGCCCTTAAACGGATTCGTACTCTTTGACACCGTTCCCGTATCGGCATACATCTGGATGGTGCCCATGTTGAACATGTAACCGGCCTTGGTGCCGCGAGAGAAAGCGACGTTGCCGTCGTAGCTGGTTCGCGCAGTGAGGTTGGCGGCGCCCGTGACAGGCCAGCCTCCGATCGAGCTACTGATCTTGCTCCAGGGAACTGTGCTGATCTTGCCTAGTTCGTTGTCCGAAGAATTGATATTCATCGTCGGCTCGGCGCTTGTTGAGGTTCCAACCAAGAGGTATTCCCGTAGCTGCGGCATGATCGGAATCATCCCGGCTGGAAGCTTTTGGTCAGCCCTCGGAACCGGGAGGTCGAAACGCGCGGCCGACACAACCACGGCAGGCAATTTGTAACCCGCTGGCGCCTCAGCTTCCTCGACTAAATACTTCTTCGAGGGATCAAGGTGTTCCCACTTGACTACACCGTTGGTATCAGAGGTCCTGATGCCACCCACTTTTTTGTCGGGCGGGCTCTCAACGGTTCCGTTGTTGTTAGTGTCTTCCCACAACTGGAACTTGGCGCCAGCCAAGACCGCACCGTCCGGATCGGTCTTTATCAGGGTGACCGTGCCCGTAGGATCGTCAGTCTTCGGGGTGTTGGTGAAGGTACAGGTGACAGCGCTTCCTGTGGTTCCCGTAGTTTCCGGATGGGTGTAGTCGAACGTGGTCCCCTCACCCGAAGCGATCTCGACCTCGTTTTGGTCCAGACATATATAAGTAGTGAAGTAGTTCGAGAGAGAACCAGATTGCGCCGATTCCGAAACCGTATAGGTTCCGCCAGAAGTCACAATGACAGGTCCTGCTGTAGGACTTTGAAGTCCAGTCGTGTTTCCTGTTGTGGTGGCAGTACTGGGTGTAGGCAGATCGCCTCCAGCAACACCAAAATTGAACTGATCTGTTGTGGCGAAGCGCCCCGCTACGTCTTTCTCTACCTTTAGCGTCGGTGGAACAGCACAGGATGCAAAGTCACCGGGTGCCCCGGGAATACCAATCTCGTACCCAGAGCCCTCTATCAACACTCCTGTTACCGGGTTAACCACGAGGTTCTGTGGAAGAGGATTCCCCGTAGATCCAAGATAGAGATTGCCGTTGGACCCAAAGGCGAGGTTTCCTATCGAGTTGCTGTTGTTGTATTCCGTTTGACGAACGAGGGTCGGAGTTAGCGTCTCTACCGTGCCAGGTTCGGCCAAGATAGGCCCCTCCACACGATACAAGCTGTGCTTTCCGCTAGTCGTGTTCGCGGTGAAGAAAAGATGCCCGGATGCGTCAAAAGCAATGTCGGAGATATTGGTGCCGTCCATCCCAGCGGCTGTGGGTGACATCTGACCGACGAGTCCAACTGGAGTACCGGCATTCGATCCGCTTGTGTAGAAGGCGTATAAGAAACCGGTGTACACGTTGTACGCGTAGTAGTAGCCGTCCCGGGGATTGATTGCGCCGCCGACCAGACCTGTGCCAGGCACATAGCCTGGAGCGTACGAGCCATAGGCAGGAGTCTGGAAGTTCCATGCGTCCGGATACCTAGTCATCTCGCCTGTTGCAACATCAATCCGATAGATACCTTGACGCGTATCGTTCGCACCCCCGGTCTGATCTGAGGCCCACAACGTCGAGCCATCGAGCGACATGGCCAACGCGTTGTAGCCCATCGTCACATCGGGACCAAGCTTCGTGAGATCGTTGGAAGTCATACCAAAAATCGACCCATTCGACCCGAGGGTCGACTTGCGAATCCAGCCCGAGTGCCAATCAAGGGAATACAACGTATTTGCCTCGCAAGAAGCAGGCTCTGCTGGTGCTGGCTTAGTGATGTTGGTAAACGTGCAGGTGATGTTCTTTCCAGCCGCTTCTTCGGGGACTGTGATTGTTCCTGACGTACCACCAGGGGCAGGAGTGACTGCAATCTCCGCCCCACCGTCAATGCTGCAACTCAGATTGGAGTTGTAGTCGGAGAGCTTAGTGCCCGTTTCCTCGAGGACTAGTCCTGCACCGGTGGTGACCCACGTCGGACCGGTAATCTCCTCCAACAAGGTTGTGCCGGATACTCGGGTCTTCGCCGTCGTCGCAACGAGTTCCGCGCCCTCATAGGCCACACTCAGTCTGAACTCGTCGGTCGTCTTGTCCTCGTCACGTAAATCCTTCTGCAACGTCAACGTCGTCGGGCTGTTGTTAGAACACGAGGCGAGATCTGTATTGTTTTGGGTATACGGCCTGGTCCCAATTTCAGCCACGAGTGCGCCCGTCAACGGATTGACCCGGTGAATCTTGGTCTGAGTACTGACATATAGGTCGCCGTCTTGACCTACGGCGATGCCGTTCACCTCGCTGGTGAAGTCACGGGTGACGGTTGATCCACGGGTAGGCTTGCTTGGCCAGACATCGTATTTTGTGCTCGCAACACGTCCGGCCGCGATATCGGCAGCCGCCACTGTGGTTATCGAGAGCTTCCCGCTCCCCTGTGCAACGATGTATAGGTTGCCCGCCGAGTCATAAGCGACATCGCCGTTCGCCCCACTAATACCCACAGGAACTCGGCCACTGACGTAGCTCGCACCGGTATTGACGTCAATTTCGCGGATGACAAAGTTACTGTTCTTGAACTCGCCCCAGACGTAGTTTCCAGTCTTCGGGTCGATTGCACCAGCGATCGGACTATTTCCGGGATTGTAGGCAACCGGATACAAGTTGCTATTCAGCCATGCCCAGTCGCCGCCGGGCTTTTTCACCAGCATCCTGATCATCAGATTAAAGTTCTGATTCAGATCTGGTCTGGACGTGTACTTTCTCGCGTAGGCATACATTGTGCCGTCAGCAGCAATAGCTAGTCCGTTTACGCCGTTCTTGACAGCCACTTCAGGACTCGTGGCTGAGGGTGTCCAGTTCGAATACAGGGTAAACCAGTTCGGATCAATCTTCGTGGCAGCACCGCCACTCTCAGGGACTGACCACACACTTCCGGAAGCAGTCACGCCAAAGAGGATCCCGAGCTGACAAAAATCCGTGGTAGCAAGGTTACTTATGCGAGCATCACTGGAAACAACGTCGCTAGATGATTGCTCAGTGATTTCTGCCGGCGCAGGAGTCTGCTCCTTGACATCATCGGACTGTAGGTCAGTGGTTCCGGAAGTTCCACCATCCGCTGGCGTCTGCACCCCAGTTGATTCGTCTGTTAGAGCATCGGCAGTCAGACCGGTATCACTAACCGTCTCAGTTGACCCGTCGACTGGGTCAGTGGTCCTATCCGTGGCTACCGAGATCTGCTCATCCGCAGGTGCGGGGTCAGGAACGGTGTTCGCGTACGTTACAGCCGACGTGGACACAATCGAGCCCACACCAAGAAGGATCCCTGCTACCACAACACCGTAGGTTTTCCGCAGGCGCGCAAACTTCTTCACCAAGAATCTCCTCTTAAAAACACTGTGACCGAACTCGACCATAGAGATTTAAAGCGACCAGTTGGTGGTTTCCCCGAGAACATGGCCCCTCTGCATATCCCCCGATGTTTAACCCGAGGCGGCCTTAGGTCCCAGAAATCTTCGAAATCCGTGCGCATAACCGCAGGTCATGGGACGGTGGAGTCGCACTTTAGTCCCTCGAACCGCCAATTTGCCGGACGGTCGCAACTGACTCAGATCAGTTTGTGAGGATGCGGATACGGGGTTGGTTCCCGGTCGAATTTCGACCGGGAACCAACCCCGATTTGTTACTCGTCCACTGCTACACGCCGGCCTCGTCATCGCCGTCGCGAGGGCCGAAAAATCCGAGTCTATAGGCAGCGTCAACCGCCTCGTGACGGTCTGCCACCTCAAGCTTGCGGTAGATCGATTTGAGCTGATTACGAAGGGTACCGATGACGACAAATCGCTGCCTCGCGATTTCCGAGTTCGAAAGTCCCTTCCGTAGCATGTTCAGAATTTCGAGTTCACTACGTGTCAGAGCGGGACGTTTGGACCAGATGAACGGCCTGGGGTCATTCCGCATCGCGCTCAGAGCATCCGGAAGTCCCCCGCTGAGATCCTGTTCGACCGCTGAAATAAGCTCATCAGCGATTTCAGGGGGGACGAACCGGAACGCGAACCGCATCAGCCTTGGCGCTCGGTAGGAACGCCATGCCATCTGTAAAACATTCTGTGCGGCACCGAGGCTTCTCTGACTGCACAGAGACGCGGCCTGAAGGACCATCGCGAGCACCTCAAAACGAGGCATCATCGGTTTCTTCAGCAGACGGTCCGTGATCTCCACGGCACGTTCGTGCTCACCCCTCCACTGGTACCAGATAACTCGACCCAAAGAAGAAAAAACGTCTTCTGAGTCGAGTTGTCGGGCCAACTCACAGGCCCTGGTCTGTGCCCCGAGACTGACGTAACAGACCATTGCACCTAGGGCAACAAAGCTGCTGGGAGTCCCCCCCCCCCCCCCAGAGAAAACTACTACGCTCCACTGCCGCGTCGACCTGCGATACAAGTAGTTCCTGTGGGTCCGCGATTCCTCGAACTAGCAGTACCAGTCCGTCAATCGCGGACCGTGAAGGCAGCGGATCTGGGTGATTGATTATCGCTCGCAAACGTGAAACAGCCACCTGATCATCCGCATCCTCCAAATCGCGAAGAGCCACCGCGTTACTGATCGGATCATCGGGATGCGGAGGTTTCGAGCCCGATAGCGATGTGAACCCACCCAGATCCATCTGAGTGGCGGCGCAGACTCGTTCCATTGGCATTATCCGATCCGAGGGGTTTCCAACCGTCACGATCGAGTTCGCAAGCGTTAGCGCATCTTCGTGGCGATCGAGTTGGATCGCCACCCAATACGACAAATAGAGCTGACCGGATAGAGCCTGACGGGCATCTTTATCTACGTCTTCTGATGAGGGGTCAAAGTCACCCAACAGTTCAAGCACGTGATCTAGGAATCGCCCGGCAAGAAGTCGATCGCCCCCGGAGACGGCCCCAAACGCGACCATTGAGGCCCTAGCGAACTCGTCAAACAACCCTGTTGCTTTCCGCATCGCAACGGATCTAGCAGCCCGCAACGAACGTGCTTTCGTTGCTTCGGTATTTCCAAGCTCCCAGGTTTGTATCTCTGAGAAGAGGATTGCGAGCGCCGGGTAGTTAGAGAAGTCAGAGACCGTTTCCGAGAGGAGTCTGGCACAGTCCGGGGAGGCGAACAGCAGCAGTCGACGCAGTCTGCGTTCCGCGAGGCGTTCCGCCTCAATCAGGCGTCCGAGCATTAGCAAGGCTCGCGCTTCACCAAGTATCGAACCGCGGTCCACCTCGGCTCTTAGTCCAGCTTCGAGAACAGAACGCTGTTCCTCTTTCGATGCCGTCTCTTGCATCATTTTCCAGGCATCCGGTGCCCACCTGAGAGCGTCTTCTCCCGATTCGTCATCAACGACCTCATCGAAGACTGGCCAGGCAGACATTCTGGCGTAGCAGTAACGGATATCAATGTCCGAGGCAACACTTGCTAACAGCGCTTCAGTCACTATCGGTAGTCCGCCCGCTGCGACCAGTGCTCGACCCGCCCCCGACTCCATAAACCCCGGATTATCACGGAAGCTCTTGTAGCACAGCGCACTTGAGGACAATTCACTTATCACCCTTGAGTAACCAGTCGAACGAGCACGTATCCTCGCGACATCACGACCAACGATCCACGGGCAACCGCGCATTGACTCAGGCAGAACGAACATGTCGAGAACTGCGCTGTCTGCGACCAGATGAGCGGCAATTTGCTCAAGTTCAGCCCGATCGAAAGCGAGGTGACGCTCATCGAGAACCGTTGCCAAAGGGATTATCGATACTGGTACGCAGTAGCAAGCAACCAC
The sequence above is a segment of the Actinomycetaceae bacterium MB13-C1-2 genome. Coding sequences within it:
- a CDS encoding LuxR C-terminal-related transcriptional regulator, whose product is MVCYVSLGAQTRACELARQLDSEDVFSSLGRVIWYQWRGEHERAVEITDRLLKKPMMPRFEVLAMVLQAASLCSQRSLGAAQNVLQMAWRSYRAPRLMRFAFRFVPPEIADELISAVEQDLSGGLPDALSAMRNDPRPFIWSKRPALTRSELEILNMLRKGLSNSEIARQRFVVIGTLRNQLKSIYRKLEVADRHEAVDAAYRLGFFGPRDGDDEAGV
- a CDS encoding SpaA isopeptide-forming pilin-related protein yields the protein MKKFARLRKTYGVVVAGILLGVGSIVSTSAVTYANTVPDPAPADEQISVATDRTTDPVDGSTETVSDTGLTADALTDESTGVQTPADGGTSGTTDLQSDDVKEQTPAPAEITEQSSSDVVSSDARISNLATTDFCQLGILFGVTASGSVWSVPESGGAATKIDPNWFTLYSNWTPSATSPEVAVKNGVNGLAIAADGTMYAYARKYTSRPDLNQNFNLMIRMLVKKPGGDWAWLNSNLYPVAYNPGNSPIAGAIDPKTGNYVWGEFKNSNFVIREIDVNTGASYVSGRVPVGISGANGDVAYDSAGNLYIVAQGSGKLSITTVAAADIAAGRVASTKYDVWPSKPTRGSTVTRDFTSEVNGIAVGQDGDLYVSTQTKIHRVNPLTGALVAEIGTRPYTQNNTDLASCSNNSPTTLTLQKDLRDEDKTTDEFRLSVAYEGAELVATTAKTRVSGTTLLEEITGPTWVTTGAGLVLEETGTKLSDYNSNLSCSIDGGAEIAVTPAPGGTSGTITVPEEAAGKNITCTFTNITKPAPAEPASCEANTLYSLDWHSGWIRKSTLGSNGSIFGMTSNDLTKLGPDVTMGYNALAMSLDGSTLWASDQTGGANDTRQGIYRIDVATGEMTRYPDAWNFQTPAYGSYAPGYVPGTGLVGGAINPRDGYYYAYNVYTGFLYAFYTSGSNAGTPVGLVGQMSPTAAGMDGTNISDIAFDASGHLFFTANTTSGKHSLYRVEGPILAEPGTVETLTPTLVRQTEYNNSNSIGNLAFGSNGNLYLGSTGNPLPQNLVVNPVTGVLIEGSGYEIGIPGAPGDFASCAVPPTLKVEKDVAGRFATTDQFNFGVAGGDLPTPSTATTTGNTTGLQSPTAGPVIVTSGGTYTVSESAQSGSLSNYFTTYICLDQNEVEIASGEGTTFDYTHPETTGTTGSAVTCTFTNTPKTDDPTGTVTLIKTDPDGAVLAGAKFQLWEDTNNNGTVESPPDKKVGGIRTSDTNGVVKWEHLDPSKKYLVEEAEAPAGYKLPAVVVSAARFDLPVPRADQKLPAGMIPIMPQLREYLLVGTSTSAEPTMNINSSDNELGKISTVPWSKISSSIGGWPVTGAANLTARTSYDGNVAFSRGTKAGYMFNMGTIQMYADTGTVSKSTNPFKGTGGYWYPTEGQTRQAIANSKKQDVAGMTALQSELEGLKTYVAGLSTEGTAAWTGSGTTASPKTINVDSYDKNGDGIAVISIDSKSELKGPYVISGSGNVFPVFVLSGSDVFKLNNASLQLSTAMAASFQARGLGAMFVQTRQTSDPFNFANSLVNGVGFYDLSMAGDGKFQMSNVQGCGQFVGQIMDFNNVSLSRCSQSPAGVFTVINEKAPETARLTLIKEVDNSYAGTAGVNDFNLTATPDGQPAIRFNSSETKEVDPGDYTIGETLLDSYEFVDISCESGTIQKETEPLGDDDKTITAGKIKVEAGDDVVCTLRNKDVPPEPVALGTIAWEKVDEDGGHLAGSEWTLVGPIGPDSVDRTVTDCVAANTLGCLSGGYHDMDYRAGYFEVWNIGSGQYTLTETKAPAGYRLGPALPSFDVDVTGSNPSYNVGEIVNEQADGPNLPLTGGMSSAMFAFLGGGLFGAALLGAKALRKKGAGVHAE